A region from the Priestia filamentosa genome encodes:
- a CDS encoding class I SAM-dependent methyltransferase, giving the protein MEKQFKWHEISKEKWDNQANIWNSKSKEMWETGSRSIVIPTIEKFAQKGEKYLDVGCGDGFGSSLLHSKNINVTGVDLSSKMIEKAAELFGQEGLNFVQGDFASLPFGDEEFDGAMVINALEWTETPLSSLQELKRVLKKGGKAFVAILGPTAGPRSNSYDRLYGKDVICNTMMPWEFERMSSENGWDVLDGYPVYKTGVQKNEADKLSRPLQQALSFFWLFVLEKKKEQ; this is encoded by the coding sequence ATGGAGAAACAATTTAAATGGCATGAAATATCGAAAGAAAAATGGGACAATCAAGCAAATATATGGAATAGCAAAAGTAAAGAAATGTGGGAAACAGGAAGCAGGAGTATTGTAATTCCAACAATTGAGAAGTTCGCACAAAAAGGTGAAAAATATCTTGATGTTGGCTGTGGCGATGGATTTGGTTCTTCTCTTTTACATAGCAAAAATATAAATGTAACAGGAGTTGATTTGTCTTCTAAAATGATTGAGAAAGCAGCAGAGCTTTTTGGACAAGAGGGATTGAATTTTGTTCAAGGTGATTTTGCCTCTCTTCCTTTCGGAGACGAAGAATTCGATGGAGCAATGGTCATTAATGCATTGGAGTGGACAGAAACTCCACTTTCTTCTCTACAAGAATTAAAAAGAGTATTAAAAAAGGGAGGAAAGGCTTTTGTTGCAATTTTAGGGCCTACAGCAGGGCCAAGGTCAAACAGCTATGATCGCTTGTATGGAAAAGACGTGATTTGCAACACAATGATGCCGTGGGAATTTGAACGTATGTCTTCTGAAAATGGATGGGACGTTCTTGATGGTTATCCTGTTTATAAGACAGGCGTACAAAAGAACGAAGCTGACAAACTTTCTCGGCCACTTCAACAAGCCTTATCCTTCTTTTGGCTTTTTGTGCTAGAAAAAAAGAAAGAGCAGTAG
- the metA gene encoding homoserine O-acetyltransferase MetA: MPINIPFDLPAKEILTSERIFVMDETRAFTQDIRPLNIVILNLMPQKEKAETQFLRLLGNSPLQVNITLIHPETHQAKTTSKTHLERFYSTFPQIKHQKFDGMIITGAPVEHMPFRDVTYWHELCEIMDWCKTNVTSTMHVCWGAQAGLYHHFGIDKIPLDKKCAGVFSHTSIAEPVKLLRGFDDLFFSPHSRHTDVDIEEVKRHPDLELLSSSEEAGAYLMMSRDEKFIFVTGHPEYDVQTLKEEYDRDIQKGLEIQVPRHYFPNNDPASSPLKTWRSHANLLFMNWLNYYVYQETPYNWN; this comes from the coding sequence ATGCCGATTAACATCCCCTTTGATCTTCCGGCAAAAGAAATACTTACAAGCGAGCGGATCTTCGTAATGGATGAAACAAGAGCTTTCACTCAAGACATTCGTCCATTAAATATCGTCATTTTAAATCTTATGCCTCAAAAAGAAAAGGCTGAAACTCAATTTTTACGCCTGCTTGGAAACTCTCCTCTTCAAGTGAATATAACGCTTATTCATCCTGAAACACACCAAGCAAAAACAACGAGTAAAACTCATCTTGAGCGCTTTTATTCAACGTTCCCACAGATTAAGCATCAAAAATTTGACGGGATGATTATTACAGGAGCTCCTGTTGAACATATGCCATTTCGCGACGTTACGTACTGGCACGAGCTCTGTGAAATTATGGACTGGTGTAAAACTAACGTCACTTCTACTATGCACGTATGCTGGGGTGCACAAGCTGGGCTTTACCATCATTTTGGAATTGATAAAATCCCTCTTGATAAAAAGTGTGCAGGTGTTTTTTCTCATACTTCCATTGCTGAACCAGTAAAACTGCTCAGAGGGTTTGATGATCTATTTTTCTCTCCTCATTCACGTCATACAGATGTAGATATAGAAGAAGTCAAAAGGCATCCTGACCTTGAGCTTCTTTCTTCATCAGAAGAAGCAGGCGCTTATTTAATGATGTCTCGTGATGAGAAGTTTATTTTTGTAACGGGACATCCTGAATATGATGTCCAAACGTTAAAAGAAGAATATGACCGAGATATCCAAAAAGGACTGGAAATTCAAGTCCCACGTCATTATTTCCCAAACAATGACCCTGCAAGCTCTCCGCTTAAAACATGGCGTTCACATGCCAATCTTTTATTTATGAATTGGCTTAACTATTATGTTTATCAAGAAACGCCTTACAATTGGAATTGA
- a CDS encoding glutathione peroxidase, with product MNIYQFSAQNIKGEEQSLEQYRGKVIVVVNTASKCGFTPQFEGLQNLYEKYKDRNFVILGFPCNQFGGQEPGGEEEIQSFCQRNYGVDFPMFAKVDVKGDNAHPLFQYLAEKAPGILGSKAIKWNFTKFLIDKDGEPVQRFSPKTAPKDLEHDIEQLLEEKTDVVQER from the coding sequence ATGAACATTTATCAATTTTCAGCTCAAAATATAAAAGGTGAAGAACAGTCACTAGAGCAATATAGAGGAAAAGTGATTGTTGTGGTTAATACAGCAAGCAAATGTGGATTTACTCCACAGTTTGAAGGTCTTCAAAATTTATATGAAAAGTATAAAGACCGCAACTTTGTCATCTTAGGTTTTCCTTGTAATCAATTTGGTGGGCAAGAGCCTGGAGGCGAGGAGGAGATTCAATCGTTCTGTCAGCGTAACTATGGGGTTGACTTCCCAATGTTTGCAAAGGTAGATGTTAAAGGGGATAATGCTCATCCGCTTTTTCAGTACCTAGCTGAAAAAGCACCAGGTATACTAGGTTCGAAAGCTATTAAATGGAACTTTACAAAATTTTTAATTGATAAGGACGGTGAGCCTGTTCAACGATTTAGTCCAAAAACGGCTCCGAAAGATTTAGAGCATGATATTGAACAGCTTTTAGAAGAAAAAACAGATGTTGTACAAGAAAGATAA
- a CDS encoding HD domain-containing protein, translating to MNEQERVKTVEKFVCSVLKDDRTGHDLEHVFRVRRLSLYLAVREGGNREIIELSALLHDCADPKLVSSEEEAYKRIDELLRACEVPTNDVNHIIHIIKTVSFKGGNEESPTTIEGKIVQDADRLDAIGAIGIARAFTYGGAKGHVLFKEDEMPRTAMTEDEYRHNPSSVIGHFYEKLLLLKGKMNTKKAVELATDRHRFMRTFLEKFKEEWNGTNEDANS from the coding sequence ATGAACGAACAAGAAAGAGTAAAAACGGTAGAAAAATTTGTATGCTCCGTGTTGAAAGATGATCGAACTGGTCACGATCTAGAACATGTTTTTCGCGTGAGACGGCTTTCTTTATACCTTGCTGTTCGTGAAGGAGGTAACCGGGAAATCATTGAGCTATCAGCACTCCTTCATGATTGTGCAGACCCAAAACTTGTTTCTTCAGAAGAGGAAGCATACAAGCGTATTGATGAGCTTCTTCGAGCTTGTGAGGTCCCTACGAATGATGTTAATCACATTATTCACATCATTAAAACCGTCTCTTTTAAAGGGGGGAACGAGGAGTCCCCTACTACAATAGAGGGGAAAATTGTTCAAGACGCAGATAGACTTGACGCTATTGGGGCGATTGGAATTGCAAGAGCGTTTACGTATGGAGGGGCCAAAGGTCATGTTTTGTTTAAAGAGGACGAGATGCCTAGAACAGCGATGACAGAAGATGAATATCGTCACAATCCGTCAAGCGTTATTGGACACTTTTATGAAAAACTTCTCCTTTTAAAAGGAAAGATGAACACCAAAAAGGCAGTTGAGCTTGCAACAGATCGTCATCGTTTTATGAGGACGTTTTTAGAGAAATTTAAGGAAGAATGGAATGGTACAAATGAAGATGCTAACAGTTGA
- a CDS encoding ABC-F family ATP-binding cassette domain-containing protein produces the protein MKMLTVENMTKTYGEKLLFNNISFTISERERIGIIGVNGTGKSTLLKIIAGLDTDDQGEISHSKDYTISYLAQHPEVNENLTVIEQVFTSSTPMFELLKKYDKALYDLEKHPENEGHQENLYALQQRMDAMNAWDTNANVQAILSKLGIHDVRQKMGNLSGGQKKRVALAQCLIETPDLLILDEPTNHLDYEVIGWLQDYLVRYSGAVLLVTHDRYFLDGVTNRIFELHEGNIYTYTGNYQSFLEGRAQREEEERQSQAKLRNLYRNELAWIRRGAKARSTKQKARIQRFEDIEGRLDHSQDDKLSISLSGSRLGKKVVEFTEVNKSFGDRLLIKDFSHIIQRGDHIGIVGYNGSGKSTLLNMIAGKTQPDHGEIEQGQTVKVAYYTQESEEIDLSQRMIDYVKEGAEVVQTTDGKTISVSQMLERFLFPTHTHGTPIRKLSGGERRRLYLLRLLMTSPNVLLLDEPTNDLDTETLTVLEDYIEEFPGVVITVSHDRYFLDKIAHYLFVFKGEGEVSTYLRSYSELLEESTKKKTVQKQKPKETTSQEKKKRRLSYNEKREWAELEEKIPELETELETVASDLAEVGTNYEKAQKLMNREQELNEQLEQAIERWAELSELIEELNG, from the coding sequence ATGAAGATGCTAACAGTTGAAAACATGACAAAAACATATGGAGAAAAGCTTCTCTTTAACAATATAAGCTTTACAATTAGTGAACGTGAGCGCATTGGTATTATCGGTGTTAATGGAACAGGCAAATCAACGCTATTAAAAATTATTGCAGGCCTTGATACAGACGATCAAGGAGAAATCTCTCATTCAAAAGATTATACAATTAGTTATTTAGCACAGCATCCGGAAGTTAATGAGAATTTGACAGTTATTGAGCAAGTATTTACGAGCAGTACTCCAATGTTTGAGCTGCTGAAAAAGTATGATAAAGCTCTCTATGATCTTGAAAAGCATCCAGAAAATGAAGGACATCAAGAAAATCTTTATGCTCTTCAACAACGAATGGATGCAATGAATGCATGGGACACAAATGCAAATGTTCAAGCTATCTTATCTAAGCTTGGTATTCATGATGTTCGTCAAAAAATGGGCAACTTATCAGGAGGGCAAAAAAAGCGAGTAGCTCTTGCTCAATGCTTAATTGAAACGCCTGATTTACTCATTTTAGATGAGCCAACAAACCATCTTGATTATGAAGTTATTGGGTGGCTGCAAGATTATCTTGTACGATATAGCGGGGCTGTTTTACTTGTGACGCATGATCGCTATTTCCTTGATGGCGTTACAAACCGCATTTTTGAACTACATGAAGGAAATATATACACGTACACAGGAAACTATCAATCTTTTCTTGAAGGAAGAGCACAAAGAGAAGAAGAAGAGCGCCAAAGTCAGGCAAAGCTTCGCAATCTTTACCGCAATGAACTAGCTTGGATTAGACGTGGAGCTAAAGCACGTTCAACAAAGCAAAAAGCACGCATTCAGCGCTTTGAAGATATTGAAGGGCGTCTTGATCATAGCCAAGATGATAAACTTTCAATTAGTTTATCAGGAAGTAGACTTGGTAAAAAAGTAGTGGAGTTTACAGAAGTGAACAAATCCTTTGGAGATCGTTTGCTTATCAAAGATTTTTCTCATATTATTCAAAGAGGCGACCATATTGGTATTGTAGGATATAACGGAAGCGGTAAATCAACGCTTTTAAATATGATTGCAGGGAAAACTCAACCTGATCATGGGGAAATTGAGCAAGGCCAGACAGTGAAAGTTGCTTATTATACACAAGAAAGTGAAGAAATTGATCTTAGCCAGCGTATGATTGATTATGTAAAAGAGGGAGCGGAAGTTGTTCAAACAACAGATGGAAAAACTATTTCTGTTTCTCAAATGCTTGAACGTTTCTTATTCCCAACTCATACGCACGGCACACCAATTCGAAAGCTTTCAGGAGGAGAAAGACGTCGCCTTTACCTTCTTCGTCTTTTAATGACATCACCAAATGTCCTGCTACTTGATGAGCCGACAAACGATCTTGATACAGAAACACTTACAGTTCTTGAAGACTATATTGAAGAGTTTCCTGGCGTTGTTATTACTGTTTCACATGATCGCTACTTTTTAGATAAAATTGCGCACTACTTATTTGTTTTCAAAGGAGAAGGAGAAGTTTCGACATATCTTCGTTCATATAGTGAGCTTTTAGAAGAAAGTACAAAAAAGAAAACGGTTCAGAAACAAAAGCCAAAAGAAACGACTTCACAAGAGAAAAAGAAACGCCGCTTGTCTTACAATGAAAAACGAGAGTGGGCGGAGCTTGAAGAAAAAATACCTGAGCTTGAAACAGAGCTTGAAACTGTCGCAAGTGACCTTGCTGAAGTTGGCACAAATTATGAAAAAGCTCAAAAGCTTATGAACCGTGAACAGGAGTTGAATGAGCAACTTGAACAAGCAATTGAGCGCTGGGCAGAGCTTTCAGAGCTTATAGAAGAGCTGAACGGGTAA
- a CDS encoding conserved virulence factor C family protein produces MNIKSIEPTPSPNTMKVTLDSELPAGKSNNYNGTNVEQAPKIIQDLMEIDGVKGVYHVADFLAVERNAKFDWKEILPKVRALFGEEVEGEEKQDKVDEHFGEVNVSLQLFKGIPMQIKLTDGETEKREGLPARFKEAVVKAQREDDNVVLERKWKDHGVRYGDLEEIAKEVASEIDAAYPEERLEELVSSSQKGETKSAVVERKSYKVTLEMFEDEDWTKRYAHLEQMDPTIEDLPLLNKALEDSKVSIRRLATVYLGMIEEQSVLPYLDKALKDKSVTVRRTAADCLSDLGFVEAMPAAIEALEDKSKLVRWRAAMFLYEVGDESALPALKAAEDDPEFEVSMQIKLAIERIQGGEEAKGSVWKQMTEARKR; encoded by the coding sequence ATGAACATTAAGTCAATTGAACCTACACCAAGTCCAAACACGATGAAAGTCACGCTTGATAGTGAGCTTCCAGCTGGTAAAAGCAACAACTATAATGGGACAAACGTTGAGCAAGCACCAAAGATTATTCAAGATTTGATGGAAATTGATGGCGTGAAAGGCGTTTATCATGTAGCTGACTTTTTGGCAGTAGAGCGTAATGCAAAATTTGATTGGAAAGAAATCTTACCAAAAGTGCGTGCTTTATTTGGTGAAGAAGTAGAAGGTGAAGAAAAACAGGATAAAGTTGATGAGCATTTTGGTGAAGTGAACGTTTCTCTTCAACTTTTCAAAGGTATCCCCATGCAGATTAAGCTAACAGATGGAGAAACGGAAAAGCGTGAAGGTCTGCCAGCTCGATTCAAAGAAGCAGTTGTGAAGGCTCAGCGAGAAGATGACAACGTTGTACTTGAACGAAAATGGAAAGATCATGGAGTTCGCTATGGTGATCTTGAGGAAATCGCAAAGGAAGTTGCAAGTGAAATTGATGCTGCATATCCAGAGGAACGCTTAGAAGAACTTGTTAGCTCTTCACAAAAAGGAGAAACAAAATCAGCGGTTGTAGAACGTAAAAGCTATAAGGTTACGCTTGAAATGTTTGAAGATGAAGATTGGACAAAGCGCTATGCACATTTAGAACAGATGGATCCAACTATTGAAGATCTTCCTCTTTTAAACAAAGCATTAGAAGACAGCAAAGTGTCAATTCGACGTCTTGCTACAGTTTATCTTGGCATGATTGAAGAACAAAGCGTGCTTCCATATCTTGATAAAGCATTAAAAGACAAATCTGTAACGGTTAGAAGAACAGCAGCAGACTGTTTATCAGACTTAGGATTTGTAGAAGCTATGCCTGCAGCGATAGAGGCATTAGAAGATAAAAGTAAATTAGTTCGCTGGCGTGCAGCTATGTTTTTATATGAAGTTGGAGATGAAAGTGCCTTACCAGCTTTAAAAGCTGCTGAAGATGATCCGGAATTTGAAGTCAGTATGCAAATCAAACTTGCTATTGAGCGTATTCAAGGTGGGGAAGAAGCAAAAGGTTCTGTTTGGAAGCAAATGACAGAAGCGCGTAAACGCTAG
- the ilvD gene encoding dihydroxy-acid dehydratase: MKKDLRIKSKVISDDVKKAPNRAMLRAVGFKDEDFKKPMIGIASTWSEVTPCNIHIDDLAVEAKKGAREAGGAPMIFNTITVSDGISMGTDGMRYSLSSREVIADSIETVIGAENLDGYVAIGGCDKNIPGCMISIARTDVPAVFVYGGTIAPGKHNGKDIDIVSVFEGIGQYNKGDIDGKELNKIECNACPGSGSCGGMYTANTMASAVEALGMSLPGSSSNPAESKEKSEDCYKAGQAVYNLLEKGIYPKDIMTKEAFENAITVVMALGGSTNAVLHLLAISHSVGVDLTIEDFDRIQKKVPHIADLKPSGRYVMQDLHNIGGIPAVMKMLYKAGYLHGDCLTVTGKTLAENLEEAQDLAEGQDIIVPLDQPLRKDGPLIILKGNLAPSGAVAKMCGVKVKVHTGPAKVYDSEAEATKAIVDDEIKEGDVLVIRHVGPKGGPGMPEMLSISSMLVGKGLGEKVALLTDGRFSGGTHGLVVGHIAPEAQVGGPIALLQTGDEVTIDSIAQTVSMNVSEQELKARRDAWTPKPLHTKGVLGKYAHLVSCSSEGAVTDKFEKTAKKETTFSK, from the coding sequence GTGAAAAAAGATTTAAGAATTAAAAGTAAAGTGATTAGTGACGATGTGAAAAAGGCACCTAACCGTGCCATGCTTCGTGCGGTTGGTTTTAAAGATGAAGATTTTAAAAAACCAATGATTGGGATTGCTAGTACGTGGAGTGAAGTAACGCCATGTAACATTCACATTGATGATTTGGCAGTTGAGGCAAAGAAAGGAGCTCGTGAAGCTGGAGGTGCTCCAATGATCTTTAATACCATTACTGTTTCCGATGGAATTTCAATGGGAACAGACGGTATGAGATATTCTCTTTCAAGTCGTGAAGTAATTGCTGATTCTATTGAAACTGTAATTGGGGCTGAAAACCTAGATGGCTACGTTGCAATTGGAGGATGTGATAAAAACATTCCAGGCTGTATGATCTCAATTGCACGTACAGACGTACCAGCTGTTTTTGTATACGGAGGAACGATTGCTCCTGGAAAACATAATGGAAAAGACATTGACATTGTTTCTGTTTTTGAAGGAATTGGTCAATACAATAAAGGTGATATTGACGGAAAAGAACTAAACAAAATTGAATGTAATGCATGTCCTGGATCTGGTTCATGTGGTGGTATGTATACAGCAAATACAATGGCATCTGCTGTTGAAGCTCTTGGAATGAGCTTACCTGGAAGTTCTTCAAACCCAGCAGAGTCGAAAGAAAAGTCAGAAGATTGCTATAAAGCAGGACAAGCTGTTTATAACTTGCTTGAAAAAGGCATATATCCAAAAGATATTATGACAAAAGAAGCATTTGAAAATGCGATTACAGTTGTAATGGCGCTTGGTGGTTCTACAAATGCTGTACTTCACCTTCTTGCAATTTCTCATTCTGTTGGGGTTGATTTAACAATCGAAGACTTTGATCGTATTCAAAAGAAAGTACCACATATTGCAGACTTAAAGCCAAGTGGAAGATACGTGATGCAAGATCTTCACAACATTGGTGGGATACCAGCTGTTATGAAAATGCTATATAAAGCAGGTTATCTTCACGGAGATTGCTTAACGGTAACAGGAAAAACGCTTGCTGAAAACTTAGAGGAAGCACAAGATCTAGCAGAAGGACAGGACATTATCGTTCCTCTTGATCAGCCGCTACGAAAAGACGGCCCACTTATTATCTTAAAAGGAAATCTTGCTCCAAGTGGTGCTGTGGCAAAAATGTGCGGAGTAAAGGTAAAAGTCCATACAGGCCCTGCGAAAGTATATGATTCAGAAGCAGAAGCAACAAAAGCAATTGTAGATGATGAAATTAAGGAAGGCGATGTTTTAGTTATTCGCCATGTCGGACCAAAAGGCGGACCAGGGATGCCTGAGATGCTTTCCATTTCTTCAATGCTCGTTGGAAAAGGACTTGGAGAAAAAGTAGCGCTTCTAACAGACGGGCGTTTCTCAGGTGGAACACATGGACTTGTTGTAGGGCACATTGCGCCTGAAGCACAAGTTGGAGGCCCAATTGCTTTGCTGCAAACAGGTGATGAAGTCACAATTGATTCTATTGCTCAGACCGTATCAATGAACGTTTCAGAGCAAGAATTAAAAGCACGCCGTGATGCTTGGACACCAAAACCCCTTCATACAAAAGGCGTATTAGGGAAATATGCACACCTTGTATCATGCTCATCAGAAGGAGCTGTAACAGATAAATTTGAAAAAACAGCAAAAAAAGAGACAACTTTTTCAAAATAA
- a CDS encoding BrxA/BrxB family bacilliredoxin: MSMAYEEYMRQLVKPMREELVRAGFSELTTAEEVEDFMEHVEGTTLVVVNSVCGCAAGLARPAATQAVLYSEVKPDHLVTVFAGQDKEATAKMREYFTDIEPSSPSMAVLKGKEVVHFIPRHNIEDHALESIMENIITGLNTHCK; this comes from the coding sequence ATGTCAATGGCATATGAAGAATATATGCGTCAACTTGTCAAGCCGATGCGTGAGGAGCTTGTTCGGGCAGGTTTTAGTGAATTGACAACAGCTGAAGAAGTAGAAGACTTTATGGAGCATGTTGAAGGAACAACGCTTGTTGTTGTAAACTCTGTTTGTGGATGTGCAGCAGGTCTTGCTCGTCCAGCTGCTACGCAAGCTGTTTTGTATAGTGAAGTAAAGCCAGATCATCTTGTAACGGTTTTTGCAGGACAAGATAAAGAGGCAACAGCTAAAATGAGAGAATATTTTACAGATATTGAGCCTTCTTCTCCATCAATGGCGGTGCTAAAAGGAAAAGAAGTTGTTCATTTTATTCCTCGTCATAACATTGAAGATCATGCGCTTGAAAGCATTATGGAAAATATTATTACAGGACTAAATACACATTGTAAGTAA
- a CDS encoding class I SAM-dependent methyltransferase yields the protein MIVTTAGRTNQEMIERAYKISKVLKVPFEERRKRSISKLRDERDCNILVVGKERLELFYKESSEPFFFHPNSAMFRAKRWIKGERDPFLEAVNLKEGDSFLDCTLGLASDSTMASLAVGERGKVVGTEGNRYVAYIVKEGLKSWETSIAELNLAMKRIEVIAEESEKYLISCEDKSFDVVYFDPMFHQTVEESAGIESLRPLALHHPVTKKMVKEACRVARKRVVLKDHFRSPLFNTLNFDVHKRKTALFHYSVKNLLKIEL from the coding sequence ATGATTGTGACAACTGCTGGACGAACAAATCAAGAGATGATTGAACGGGCTTATAAGATCTCAAAGGTCCTTAAAGTTCCGTTTGAAGAACGAAGAAAGCGCTCGATATCAAAGCTTAGAGACGAGAGGGATTGTAACATTCTCGTCGTTGGAAAAGAAAGACTTGAGCTTTTTTATAAAGAGAGTAGTGAACCTTTTTTCTTTCATCCTAATTCAGCCATGTTTCGTGCAAAACGTTGGATAAAAGGAGAGAGGGATCCATTTTTGGAGGCTGTAAATCTTAAAGAAGGAGATTCATTCTTAGACTGTACGCTTGGCCTTGCCTCTGACAGTACTATGGCAAGTCTTGCTGTTGGAGAAAGAGGAAAAGTCGTTGGAACAGAAGGCAATCGCTATGTTGCTTACATTGTAAAAGAAGGATTAAAAAGCTGGGAAACATCTATTGCTGAATTGAACCTTGCAATGAAAAGAATAGAAGTAATCGCAGAAGAAAGCGAAAAGTATTTGATTTCCTGTGAAGATAAGTCGTTTGACGTTGTGTATTTTGACCCGATGTTTCATCAAACTGTGGAAGAATCAGCAGGAATTGAAAGTCTTCGTCCGCTCGCTCTTCACCATCCTGTGACAAAAAAGATGGTGAAGGAAGCGTGCCGAGTTGCAAGAAAAAGAGTTGTTTTAAAAGATCATTTCAGAAGCCCTCTTTTTAATACTTTAAATTTTGATGTTCATAAACGAAAAACGGCTCTTTTCCACTATAGTGTAAAAAACCTACTCAAAATTGAGCTTTAA
- a CDS encoding YpjP family protein produces the protein MPRWLRKTFIVLITVFTFGLVSPPDYLYIDDVKADKPEKQSYIEDVAIPYSEETSYSYSPPLSKEDFVTNALAEAESQSFQKFGTKISPVIEEEFREAILPKIEEALTEVSEQADEVELSNLGITESPSGGYGEKIFNVYNRETGEDIIRFHVRRDHPPKDGYWFNFHYHKSEDGFQKHYDLGKIYWNQNMPPKWLN, from the coding sequence ATGCCAAGATGGTTGCGAAAGACGTTTATTGTGTTAATTACGGTGTTTACGTTTGGCCTTGTTAGTCCGCCAGATTACTTGTATATAGACGATGTAAAAGCGGACAAGCCTGAAAAGCAAAGTTATATTGAAGATGTAGCAATTCCATATAGTGAAGAAACCTCTTATTCTTATAGTCCACCTCTTTCAAAAGAAGACTTTGTAACAAATGCTTTAGCTGAAGCAGAAAGTCAGTCATTTCAAAAGTTTGGAACCAAAATTTCACCTGTTATTGAAGAGGAATTTAGAGAAGCAATTCTACCAAAGATTGAAGAGGCTTTAACAGAGGTATCAGAACAAGCTGACGAAGTAGAGTTGTCCAACTTAGGAATTACCGAGTCTCCTTCTGGAGGATATGGAGAAAAAATTTTTAATGTATATAATCGGGAAACAGGAGAAGATATCATTCGTTTTCACGTTAGAAGAGATCATCCGCCAAAAGACGGGTATTGGTTTAACTTTCATTATCATAAAAGTGAAGACGGCTTTCAGAAACATTATGATTTAGGGAAAATTTATTGGAATCAAAATATGCCGCCAAAATGGCTAAATTAA
- the purU gene encoding formyltetrahydrofolate deformylase, with product MNSYRQKKFEYVTHRYQNRGRLLISCNDKPGIVAKVSQWLFECKANIVESNQYSTSHTDGLFFMRIEFECPDFQKRYSELKKSFHEVASSFEMDWQLQSASNRKKTAIFVSKEDHCLQELLWNYERGELYTDIAMVVSNHETMREFVESKGIPFHYIPVTKETKPEAEKAQLELLESNEIDFVILARYMQILSSDFVIRHPNRVMNIHHSFLPAFVGAKPYERAYERGVKLIGATAHYVTDELDQGPIVEQDIERVDHRDSIEELKRIGRSVEKSVLARGVKWHLEDRILVYGNKTIVFD from the coding sequence ATGAACAGTTATCGCCAAAAAAAATTCGAATATGTAACACATAGATATCAAAATAGAGGAAGACTGCTTATTAGTTGTAACGACAAACCAGGGATTGTCGCAAAAGTGTCTCAGTGGCTTTTCGAGTGTAAAGCAAACATTGTTGAATCAAATCAATATTCAACAAGTCATACTGATGGTCTTTTTTTTATGAGAATAGAGTTTGAATGCCCTGATTTTCAAAAGCGTTACAGCGAACTTAAGAAGTCATTTCATGAAGTTGCTTCATCTTTTGAAATGGACTGGCAGCTACAATCAGCTTCAAATCGCAAAAAGACAGCGATCTTTGTTTCTAAAGAAGATCACTGCTTACAGGAACTTCTTTGGAACTACGAGCGAGGAGAGCTTTATACAGATATAGCGATGGTTGTTAGTAACCATGAAACAATGCGAGAGTTCGTAGAAAGCAAAGGCATTCCTTTTCACTATATTCCAGTTACAAAAGAAACAAAGCCAGAAGCAGAAAAAGCACAGCTTGAACTTTTAGAAAGCAACGAAATTGATTTTGTGATTTTAGCTCGCTATATGCAAATTTTATCTTCTGATTTTGTCATAAGACATCCGAATCGCGTTATGAATATTCATCATTCTTTTTTACCTGCATTCGTTGGAGCAAAACCATATGAACGTGCATATGAGCGCGGTGTAAAGCTTATTGGGGCAACGGCTCATTATGTAACAGATGAGCTTGATCAAGGTCCGATTGTTGAGCAAGATATTGAGCGAGTTGACCACCGTGATTCCATAGAAGAACTAAAAAGAATTGGTCGTTCTGTTGAGAAAAGCGTTTTAGCTCGCGGTGTAAAATGGCATTTAGAAGATCGTATTCTTGTTTATGGAAATAAAACGATCGTTTTTGATTAA